A single window of Rhodospirillaceae bacterium DNA harbors:
- a CDS encoding YdiU family protein — translation MCNHSDPTGRYALTKQPAVAYWNLQVLGYVLQSLIPEQMARDILATFPTEYNSFYQELMTAKFGITKPNAHDQEIWIKLLDLMAKHKADYTKVFHILSGVVAGQDNKVFKALFQDKALVQDWLSLYLNRMRQEAPGYRARIKK, via the coding sequence ATTTGCAACCATTCTGATCCAACCGGGCGTTATGCTTTGACCAAGCAGCCAGCGGTTGCTTACTGGAATTTACAGGTGCTGGGTTATGTATTGCAATCGCTGATCCCCGAGCAAATGGCGCGGGATATTTTAGCCACCTTCCCCACCGAGTATAATTCGTTCTATCAGGAATTGATGACGGCTAAATTTGGGATAACCAAACCCAATGCACATGACCAGGAAATTTGGATAAAGCTTCTCGATTTAATGGCCAAACACAAAGCGGATTATACCAAGGTTTTCCATATATTAAGTGGGGTAGTTGCGGGTCAGGATAATAAGGTTTTTAAGGCCTTGTTTCAGGATAAGGCCCTGGTTCAAGATTGGTTAAGTTTATATTTGAATCGCATGCGGCAGGAAGCGCCGGGTTATCGAGCCAGAATAAAAAAATAA